A window of Clostridioides sp. ES-S-0010-02 genomic DNA:
TAAGAGATATATTGGTTAGAAATAGAGATGGGTTATATACATGGTTTTATAAAGGTAGGGATAATATAGTAAAACAAACTTTTTCAAACTATTCTATGGAGATAATTAAAAATTCTATAAAAAACAATAACTATGTAAAAGCCAAGGAACAGTATAACTTAAGAATAGCTATAATAAATTATTTTTATGGAGGATATAAAATGGCAGATAAAATAAAATATATTAGTGAATCTTTATTTGAAAAAATAAATTCTAAACAAACACAATGTATACAAAGTGATGAAGAATACTATTTTGCAATTGGACAATTAGCTTCATATCTTATATCTAAAAATAAGTCATCAAAAAATAAAAACCATTCTCTAATTAATCCTATATTAAATGCACGAAATAAGGAAAAGCTTATGCTAGAGATAAGGAAGTTGTTTAAAAAATATAATTATGCCATAGATTATGGTAGTAAGAGGTTTGATAATTTATATGCTATGATTGTAGGATATGAAGTAGAAGATAAAAAAATTAATGGGGATTTATTAATAGGTGGTTACCTATATTCTAATTTAATATATACAAAAAGAGAGGAGAAAGAAGATGAATAAGAGAGTATATGGGGTGTTAGGAATAAAATCTGTAATGTCAAATTGGAATGCTGATTTTTCTGGATATCCAAAAACTATATCAACAGGAGAAATTTTTGGAAGTGACAAAGCTCTTAAATTTCCTATGAAGAAAATGTGGGAAAATGAAGGTGAAAAAGTATTATATATAAAGTCATTAAAAATAGATGAATCTAAGAAAGGAGAAATCAAAGTCAGACCAAAGTCACTAAAAGAGAGATATGAAGAATTGTTTGATATAGAAGATTTAAAGGTAGAAAAAAATCAACAAAATGTGTTAGAAAATTTATTTAAAGCTATTGATGTCAAAAACTTTGGAGCTACATTTGCAGAAGTAGGAAATAATATAGGAATTACAGGAGCAGTACAAATTGGTCAAGGATTTAATAAGTATGAAGATAGCAATGTCGAAGAGCAACAAATACTTTCTCCATTTAGAGACCCAAAAGCTAAAGATAAGAAAAAATCGACAAATGAAGAAGAAAAGGAAGATGCTAATTCAACTACTTTAGGTAAAAAAATAGTTAGTGATGAAGCGCATTATTTTTATCCTTTTTCAATAAATCCAAAGGCCTATGAAGCTTTTGTTAGTATGGGTGTAACTGAGGGGTATACTGAAAATGATTATAAAAAATTTAAAGAAGTTGCTCTAGTGAGTGCGACTGCGTTTAATACAAATTCAAAAATCGGATGTGAAAATGAATTTGCAATATTTATTGAAACAAATGAAGAAGTATATTTACCAGATTTAACTCAATATATAGCATTTAAAAAGAAAGAAAATGAAAATGATTTAATTTCTTTAAATATGATTGACTTAATGATTGACTTAGCAGAAGAAATTAATAGTATAGAAATATATTATAATCCATATAAAACAGAAATAAAGCCTTCCAAAGAGAAAATAGCATCAAAATTAGATAAAGTAAAGTTTATAAATATATTTACAAGAAAAGAGGTATAAGATGGAAGTCTTAAAATTTAACCTAAGTGGGAGAACTGCATTTTTTAAAAAGCCAGATGTAAATAGTATAGTTTGTTTTACTTATGGAAATATACATAAAGTCGCACTTATGGGAATTTTGGGAGCTTGCTTGGGACTTAAGGGATATAATCAACAGACTAAAGATGACGAATATCCTGAATTCTACTCTGAACTTGAGAATATAAAAATATCGATAGTTCCAAAAAATGAATTTGGATATATAGATAAAAAGATTCAGAGATTTAATAATTCTGTAGGATATGCTTCAAAAGAAGAAGGGGGAAATCTAATAGTAAAAGAGCAATGGCTTGAAAATCCTAATTGGGATATATATATACAATTAGAAGATACAGATATTTGTAGAGATTTGAAAAATAGATTTTTATCTAATAAATTTGTTTACATACCTTATTTAGGAAAAAACGACCATATAGCAAATATAAGTGGAATTGAACTAATTAGTGATGCTTATAAATCAGAAAGTGTTGATAAAATAGATAGTTTTTTTACAAGGGAAGATTTTGAATTTGAGAAATATGATTTTGATGATGATGACGATGATTATGAAGAACCTTTTAAGTATCAAGAGAAGCTTCCTTGTAAGTTAGATAGAATAACTAATCAATATATTTTAGAAACCATAATATTTACTAATATGCCAGTTAAATTGCTTAGTAAAAAAGATGTATATAAAGTAAGGGATATGAATTTAATATTTATTTAAATTTATAAATCCAGGAGGGATATATGTATTTTGAAAAAGTTGAATTATTTGATATAAATAGCAATGTAAATAATTATCAAAATATTTATGCACATATAAATAAGGATAAATCTCCAGAAACTTTGAAAGAACATTCAGATTTGGTATACTCATACTTTATGAAATTATGTGTCAAAAAAGATTTAGAATCTTGTTTAAAAAGAATAGAAGATAAATTTTTTAAAAATAACTCTTATTTAAGTAAGGATTTTTATAGAGAACTTATGTTAAATATGGTTTACATGCATGATTTAGGTAAAATTAATGTTTCATTTCAATCTGTAAAAATGAACAATAAAAATTTTAAAAGTATTTCAACAAGATATACTAAACATTCTTTTATTTCGTCTATATTGTATTTTGATTATTATTTTGAAAAGTTAAAGAAAGTTGATGTTGAAGAGAAAAAGATATTGAAGTTGTTTTTAATGATAAATACATATGTAATATCAAAGCACCATGGAGTCTTGAAATCATTTAGGGAATTTTTATCTTCTTTTGAGAATGAATTTGTAAATATTGAAGATAATTTTAAAGATTTATTTATACATAATTATAATTTAGAGATTAAATCAACTTCAAAAACTATTAAAAAAATAATTAGTGATACATATAAGTATTTGGATGATAGTTCTATAAAAGATGGTTTAGATATAGACGTATATATATATTCAAAATTAATGTTTGCAATTGTTACATCTTGTGATTTTTATGCCACATCAGAATATAATAGTGGAAAATCTATAAATGATTTTGGGACTATTGATAATCATAATAAATATTATGATGTATTTAAAAAATCTAAAATATATGAAAATATGAATAGGTACAGAGAATATCTAAATAACGATGAAAAATGTCCATATGAAGATAATGATATAAATAAATTGAGAACAGAGATGAGTATAGAAGTTGAAGAAACAATGACGTATAATCTAAGTAAAAATATATTTTACTTAGAAGCACCTACTGGAAGTGGAAAAACTGTTACATCTATAAATTTAGCATTAAAATTTATAGAATTAAATCAATCATTAAGTAAAATATTTTATATATTTCCATTCAATACATTAGTAGAACAAACCAAAAGTGTATTTATAAATGATTTGTTTAATTCTGTTAAAGATATAGAAAAGGATGTTGTGGTTATAAATTCTATAACTCCGATACAGACCTATGATGACGAAGAAGATAATAAAGATGTTAAAGACTATAGCACAAAACAAAAAATTGACTATGAAAAATCCTTGCTAAATAGACAGTTTTTACACTATCCTATAGTACTTACTACTAACATAGGTTTTTTTAATTATTTATTTGGAGTTTCAAGAGAAGAAAGTTTCCCACTGGTACATATGATAAATAGTGTAGTTATATTAGATGAGATACAAAGCTATAAAAATGAGATATGGAAAGAGATTATTTTATTCTTAGAAAAGTATGCTGAAATATTAAATATAAAAATTATTATAATGTCTGCAACTTTACCTAGATTAAATAAATTAGGATGTAATGATGATAATTTTGCTTATTTAGTAAGGTACAGAGATAAGTATTTTAAGAATCCACTTTTTAAAGATAGAGTAAATATAAGTTTTGAAATGTTAAATTCAGAAGTTAATTCTATTGAAGAAATAGCAAAAAAGGTTGTAGAGGAATCAGAAAGATATAATAAGATACTAATAGAGTTTATAAAGAAATCATCAGCATTAGAATTTTACAAGGATATTAAAGAAAAGTTGAAGGATAAGTCAGAAAGCATTTATTTAATAACGGGAGATGATAATAAATTAGAGAGAAAAAAAATAATAAATAAAATTAAAGATATAGGATCTGTAATCTTAGTTGCTACACAAGTTGTAGAAGCTGGAGTGGATATAGATATGGATTTGGGATTTAAAGATATATCTATAATTGATTCAGACGAACAATTTTTGGGAAGGATAAATAGGTCTTGTAAAAAATTAAATTCAAAAGTTTATTTTTTTAATTTAGATGATGCAAAAGAGATATATAGGAAAGATATTAGAAAAGAGAAAAATTTAACCCTGAATGAGGAGAGCAATAGAGAAATTATTTTAGAAAAAGATTTTGAAAAGTACTACGACAAAATAATAGCTAGAATAGAAGAAAATAAAAATAAACATAATGACGAAAATATAGATGTTTTTACAAATGATGTTGTAGGTAAATTAGATTTTAAATCAGTAAATAAAAGGATGACATTGATAGATAAATTAAGAGATTATACAATTTTTTTGAACACTCAAGTAGAAGATGAATCTGG
This region includes:
- the cas5b gene encoding type I-B CRISPR-associated protein Cas5 → MEVLKFNLSGRTAFFKKPDVNSIVCFTYGNIHKVALMGILGACLGLKGYNQQTKDDEYPEFYSELENIKISIVPKNEFGYIDKKIQRFNNSVGYASKEEGGNLIVKEQWLENPNWDIYIQLEDTDICRDLKNRFLSNKFVYIPYLGKNDHIANISGIELISDAYKSESVDKIDSFFTREDFEFEKYDFDDDDDDYEEPFKYQEKLPCKLDRITNQYILETIIFTNMPVKLLSKKDVYKVRDMNLIFI
- a CDS encoding type I CRISPR-associated protein Cas7, giving the protein MNKRVYGVLGIKSVMSNWNADFSGYPKTISTGEIFGSDKALKFPMKKMWENEGEKVLYIKSLKIDESKKGEIKVRPKSLKERYEELFDIEDLKVEKNQQNVLENLFKAIDVKNFGATFAEVGNNIGITGAVQIGQGFNKYEDSNVEEQQILSPFRDPKAKDKKKSTNEEEKEDANSTTLGKKIVSDEAHYFYPFSINPKAYEAFVSMGVTEGYTENDYKKFKEVALVSATAFNTNSKIGCENEFAIFIETNEEVYLPDLTQYIAFKKKENENDLISLNMIDLMIDLAEEINSIEIYYNPYKTEIKPSKEKIASKLDKVKFINIFTRKEV
- the cas3 gene encoding CRISPR-associated helicase Cas3', with amino-acid sequence MYFEKVELFDINSNVNNYQNIYAHINKDKSPETLKEHSDLVYSYFMKLCVKKDLESCLKRIEDKFFKNNSYLSKDFYRELMLNMVYMHDLGKINVSFQSVKMNNKNFKSISTRYTKHSFISSILYFDYYFEKLKKVDVEEKKILKLFLMINTYVISKHHGVLKSFREFLSSFENEFVNIEDNFKDLFIHNYNLEIKSTSKTIKKIISDTYKYLDDSSIKDGLDIDVYIYSKLMFAIVTSCDFYATSEYNSGKSINDFGTIDNHNKYYDVFKKSKIYENMNRYREYLNNDEKCPYEDNDINKLRTEMSIEVEETMTYNLSKNIFYLEAPTGSGKTVTSINLALKFIELNQSLSKIFYIFPFNTLVEQTKSVFINDLFNSVKDIEKDVVVINSITPIQTYDDEEDNKDVKDYSTKQKIDYEKSLLNRQFLHYPIVLTTNIGFFNYLFGVSREESFPLVHMINSVVILDEIQSYKNEIWKEIILFLEKYAEILNIKIIIMSATLPRLNKLGCNDDNFAYLVRYRDKYFKNPLFKDRVNISFEMLNSEVNSIEEIAKKVVEESERYNKILIEFIKKSSALEFYKDIKEKLKDKSESIYLITGDDNKLERKKIINKIKDIGSVILVATQVVEAGVDIDMDLGFKDISIIDSDEQFLGRINRSCKKLNSKVYFFNLDDAKEIYRKDIRKEKNLTLNEESNREIILEKDFEKYYDKIIARIEENKNKHNDENIDVFTNDVVGKLDFKSVNKRMTLIDKLRDYTIFLNTQVEDESGNIVVGSDVWEDYVSLLKNNDIDYSEKRVKMSDIMEKLDYFTYKLRKFDNSFNDYIGDIFYIDDGEQYFTDGKFDRSKFNENVEHEYIW